A part of Amycolatopsis camponoti genomic DNA contains:
- a CDS encoding ferredoxin reductase, translating into MARTAVSGRLAWRVARLAEFRDETPTARTLVFDLPGWPGHLAGQHVDVRLTAADGYRAQRSYSLAAPADGDRVELTVQRVPGGEVSEHLAGPYAIGDPVEIRGPVGGWFVWRPTDPSPVLLIAGGTGIVPVMAMIRARRAAGVRTPFKLIYSLRTPAELYYADELRKPVPGLDITYVYTRELPEGRPGIPRRIDVATLNTAGWPAEFGASSFICGPTGFVETAADILVALGHDPHRIRTERFGPSRD; encoded by the coding sequence ATGGCGCGAACAGCGGTATCAGGGCGACTAGCCTGGCGGGTCGCCCGCCTGGCCGAATTCCGCGACGAGACCCCGACGGCCCGCACGCTCGTCTTCGACCTGCCCGGCTGGCCGGGGCACCTGGCGGGCCAGCACGTCGACGTCCGCCTCACCGCGGCCGACGGTTATCGAGCGCAGCGCAGCTACTCGCTCGCCGCGCCCGCCGACGGTGATCGAGTCGAGCTGACGGTCCAGCGCGTCCCCGGCGGCGAGGTGTCGGAGCACCTCGCCGGCCCGTACGCGATCGGCGACCCGGTGGAGATCCGCGGCCCGGTCGGCGGCTGGTTCGTCTGGCGCCCGACGGACCCGTCCCCGGTCCTCCTGATCGCGGGCGGCACCGGAATCGTCCCGGTGATGGCCATGATCCGCGCCCGCCGGGCGGCGGGCGTCCGCACGCCGTTCAAGCTGATCTACTCGCTGCGCACCCCGGCAGAGCTGTACTACGCGGACGAGCTGCGCAAGCCGGTCCCCGGGCTGGACATCACGTACGTGTACACCCGCGAGCTACCGGAGGGCCGTCCGGGAATCCCCCGGCGCATCGACGTGGCCACGCTCAACACAGCAGGCTGGCCGGCCGAGTTCGGGGCGTCGAGCTTCATCTGCGGCCCGACCGGCTTCGTGGAGACGGCAGCGGACATCCTGGTCGCCCTGGGCCACGACCCGCACCGCATCCGCACGGAGAGGTTCGGCCCCAGCCGCGACTGA
- a CDS encoding sulfite oxidase-like oxidoreductase, whose amino-acid sequence MGVVTPGFSGRARSGNPRLPPGQYLAEDFPVLSAGPTPRVRTETWEFTVTTETGEKHAWSWAELMALPSEKFTVDIHCVTQWSKLDTHWRGVAVDTLVGGLDTAADYVMVHSYGGYTTNLPLADLLDGQAWIAYEYGGKPLTPEHGGPARLVVPHLYFWKSAKWVRGLELKTRDEPGFWENVGYHDYGDPWREQRYQGD is encoded by the coding sequence ATGGGCGTCGTGACACCGGGATTCAGCGGCCGGGCCCGCAGTGGCAACCCGCGCCTGCCACCGGGGCAGTACCTGGCCGAGGACTTCCCCGTGCTGTCGGCTGGCCCGACCCCGCGCGTGCGCACCGAGACGTGGGAGTTCACGGTCACCACGGAGACCGGCGAAAAGCACGCCTGGAGCTGGGCCGAGCTGATGGCCCTGCCCAGCGAGAAGTTCACGGTGGACATCCACTGCGTCACCCAGTGGTCCAAACTGGACACGCACTGGCGCGGCGTCGCGGTGGACACCCTGGTCGGCGGCCTCGACACGGCTGCGGACTACGTCATGGTCCACTCCTACGGCGGTTACACGACGAACCTGCCGCTCGCCGATCTGCTCGACGGGCAGGCCTGGATCGCCTACGAGTACGGCGGCAAGCCGCTCACCCCGGAGCACGGCGGCCCGGCGCGGCTGGTCGTGCCGCACCTGTACTTCTGGAAGTCCGCGAAGTGGGTGCGCGGGCTCGAGCTGAAGACCCGGGACGAGCCCGGCTTCTGGGAGAACGTCGGCTACCACGACTACGGGGATCCATGGCGCGAACAGCGGTATCAGGGCGACTAG
- a CDS encoding IniB N-terminal domain-containing protein translates to MDSVQTLHDFALNLLNDPTALAAFGTDPQGVLAAAGLGDVSAADVHEVIPLVLDFVPVDSLPAVGALPVVGDLSSVGTDAPGIQGAIDQLTALTAGLGLPAVPELPGVGDLGGSLPGVGDLGLPAVPGVGALPGVNDITTTAAGVTALAGDFGTGGDLGSSLDAVQVAGNLVYSVTDTDHSAVVGTVEQAAHLGDAVTNNVSYNAVTPVYEATSQVGDISGDLNHTVSSVVGQVGDFSGILQGAGNLDVSHVTHEVSNVTHGLGDVTSVVTNATGVDVSHNVAGQVGDIASGNTSAVHDVVSDVSDVSHNALGNLHIGDIASNDIHLGH, encoded by the coding sequence ATGGACTCCGTGCAGACGTTGCACGACTTCGCGCTGAACCTGCTCAACGACCCGACCGCGCTCGCGGCCTTCGGGACGGACCCGCAGGGCGTCCTCGCTGCCGCCGGTCTCGGCGACGTCAGCGCCGCCGACGTGCACGAGGTCATCCCGCTGGTCCTCGACTTCGTCCCCGTCGACAGCCTCCCGGCCGTGGGCGCCCTGCCCGTCGTCGGCGACCTGTCCTCGGTCGGCACCGACGCCCCCGGCATCCAGGGTGCGATCGACCAGCTCACCGCCCTCACCGCGGGCCTCGGCCTGCCGGCCGTCCCGGAGCTGCCGGGTGTCGGCGACCTCGGCGGTTCGCTGCCGGGCGTGGGCGACCTCGGCCTGCCGGCCGTCCCGGGCGTCGGCGCGCTGCCGGGCGTGAACGACATCACGACCACCGCCGCGGGCGTCACCGCCCTGGCCGGCGACTTCGGCACCGGCGGCGACCTCGGCTCCAGCCTGGACGCCGTCCAGGTCGCCGGGAACCTCGTGTACTCGGTCACCGACACCGACCACAGCGCGGTCGTCGGCACGGTCGAGCAGGCCGCCCACCTCGGCGACGCCGTCACGAACAACGTGTCGTACAACGCCGTCACCCCGGTCTACGAGGCCACCTCGCAGGTCGGCGACATCAGCGGTGACCTGAACCACACCGTGAGCTCCGTCGTCGGCCAGGTCGGCGACTTCTCCGGCATCCTCCAGGGCGCCGGCAACCTCGACGTCTCGCACGTCACCCACGAGGTCTCGAACGTGACCCACGGCCTCGGCGACGTCACCAGCGTCGTGACGAACGCCACCGGCGTCGACGTCAGCCACAACGTGGCCGGCCAGGTCGGCGACATCGCGAGCGGCAACACCTCCGCCGTCCACGACGTGGTCTCCGACGTCTCCGACGTCAGCCACAACGCCCTGGGCAACCTGCACATCGGCGACATCGCGTCCAACGACATCCACCTCGGGCACTGA
- a CDS encoding fibronectin type III domain-containing protein, with product MLTKRASKRRSTVVTVLLGASALLTTTTPAAAADAGSASRDVYVSPTGSDRAAGTARQPLRTLDKARDLVRQRAPHLTRDLTVHLDSGVFRLAQPLRLDARDSGGNGHRVIWQGTGDTELNGGVRVTGWRPVPGRPGLFAAAAPARLDDTRQLYVDGVREQRARGPLPVAVKATATGYTADADTLAHWRNPEDVEFVYTAGEALWNVQRDGLGQWTEPRCPLAAAQGTTITMAQPCWDNSTKRVLFPDIPGRSVNMVGPADLTNGRHPTYAENALELLDDPGEWYLDRSAHLVYYRPAPGQDLRRADVEMPVLEQLVDARGTADAPIHDVAFRGLRFSYATWLRPSSPEGFSEIQAGYTITGSDGWAVQGLCQFVPGGTCPYASWTREPANVSVSHGRRVEFADSVFAHLGGAGLDLVDGTKESQVRGDVFTDISGNGVQLGGVDKPVTDTDADVVRDVAVTDNHLYGLPREFHGGVPIVDGYTVRNTISHNQIDHVGYSAVSLGWGGWPDKIKSPATPNLSHDNAVSDNLIFDYMLMLDDGGGIYTQGITGSSLDDGEHVTGNVVHDQWGLGKGIYTDNGNTYETIRGNVLYRMAYANVGTVHVDYRDGLGNNDPTLTEDNYWEQGDRDKVDKGAVLRGNKLLGSPADAPAAIVANAGLEPAYRGLLTRRVGGAAPPEAPSRVGTFAVSGKLYATWNPTYAVNNAPVTDYVVTATGVGGAKSATVSAADFAKRAYAEVPGLTDGTPYTVTVSARNAYGTSQPSLAAAPVTPGPKPAVPPGVPTSAKALPSATAASIRWNPPAAAGDTPVLGYVITVSDGRTIPVEGRDALVTQPTVKGMTRVVGDLEPATAYTFTVAAVTATGTGPAASFTATTAA from the coding sequence ATGCTGACCAAGCGAGCCTCGAAGCGGCGCAGCACCGTGGTGACCGTCCTCCTCGGGGCAAGCGCCCTGCTCACCACGACCACTCCCGCGGCCGCCGCGGACGCCGGCTCCGCGAGCCGTGATGTCTACGTCTCGCCAACCGGCTCCGATCGCGCCGCCGGGACCGCTCGGCAGCCCCTGCGGACCCTCGACAAGGCACGCGACCTCGTGCGCCAACGGGCGCCGCACCTCACTCGTGATCTCACCGTGCACCTCGACTCCGGGGTCTTCCGGCTGGCTCAGCCGCTGCGCCTCGATGCCCGGGACTCCGGCGGCAACGGTCACCGCGTGATCTGGCAGGGCACCGGTGACACCGAACTGAACGGCGGCGTGCGCGTCACCGGGTGGCGGCCCGTCCCCGGCCGGCCCGGGTTGTTCGCCGCCGCCGCGCCCGCCAGGCTGGATGACACCCGGCAGCTCTACGTCGACGGGGTCCGTGAGCAACGCGCGCGCGGTCCGTTGCCCGTTGCCGTCAAGGCCACCGCCACCGGGTACACCGCCGACGCGGACACCCTCGCGCACTGGCGCAACCCGGAAGACGTCGAGTTCGTCTACACCGCGGGCGAAGCGCTCTGGAACGTCCAGCGTGACGGCCTCGGCCAGTGGACCGAGCCCCGCTGTCCGCTCGCCGCGGCCCAGGGCACGACCATCACCATGGCCCAGCCGTGCTGGGACAACTCGACCAAGCGCGTCCTGTTCCCGGACATCCCCGGCCGCAGCGTGAACATGGTCGGCCCGGCCGACCTCACCAACGGACGGCACCCCACCTACGCGGAAAACGCTCTCGAGCTGCTCGACGACCCCGGCGAGTGGTACCTCGACCGGTCCGCCCACCTCGTCTACTACCGGCCGGCGCCGGGCCAGGACCTGCGGCGGGCCGATGTCGAGATGCCGGTGCTGGAGCAGCTCGTCGACGCGCGGGGCACCGCTGACGCGCCGATCCACGACGTCGCCTTCCGCGGCTTGCGCTTCTCCTACGCGACCTGGCTCCGGCCTTCGTCGCCGGAGGGGTTCTCCGAAATCCAGGCCGGGTACACGATCACCGGCTCCGACGGCTGGGCCGTCCAAGGACTCTGCCAGTTCGTGCCCGGCGGCACCTGCCCGTACGCCTCGTGGACGCGCGAACCCGCGAACGTCTCCGTGTCCCACGGCCGGCGCGTCGAGTTCGCCGACAGCGTGTTCGCACACCTCGGCGGGGCCGGGCTCGACCTCGTCGACGGCACCAAGGAATCCCAGGTCCGCGGCGACGTCTTCACCGACATCTCGGGCAACGGCGTGCAGCTCGGCGGGGTCGACAAGCCGGTCACGGACACTGACGCGGACGTCGTGCGCGACGTCGCGGTGACCGACAACCACCTCTACGGCCTGCCGCGCGAGTTCCACGGTGGCGTCCCGATCGTCGACGGCTACACCGTGCGGAACACCATCTCCCACAACCAGATCGACCACGTCGGCTACTCGGCGGTCTCCCTCGGCTGGGGCGGCTGGCCGGACAAGATCAAGAGCCCGGCGACGCCGAACCTCTCGCACGACAACGCCGTCTCGGACAACCTGATCTTCGACTACATGCTGATGCTGGACGACGGTGGCGGCATCTACACCCAGGGCATCACCGGCAGCTCCCTCGACGATGGCGAGCACGTCACCGGCAACGTGGTCCACGACCAGTGGGGGCTCGGCAAGGGCATCTACACCGACAACGGCAACACGTACGAGACGATCCGCGGCAACGTCCTGTACCGCATGGCGTACGCCAACGTCGGCACGGTGCACGTCGACTACCGCGACGGCCTCGGCAACAACGACCCGACGCTGACCGAGGACAACTACTGGGAGCAGGGCGACCGCGACAAGGTCGACAAGGGCGCGGTCCTGCGCGGCAACAAGCTCCTCGGGAGCCCGGCCGACGCCCCGGCGGCGATCGTCGCGAACGCGGGCCTGGAACCGGCTTACCGCGGCCTGCTCACGCGCCGGGTCGGCGGCGCCGCGCCGCCCGAAGCGCCATCTCGGGTCGGCACGTTCGCCGTTTCGGGAAAGCTGTACGCCACGTGGAACCCGACCTACGCGGTCAACAACGCACCGGTGACGGACTACGTCGTGACGGCGACGGGTGTCGGCGGCGCGAAGTCCGCGACGGTGTCCGCGGCCGACTTCGCGAAGCGCGCGTACGCGGAGGTCCCGGGCCTGACCGACGGGACGCCCTACACGGTGACGGTTTCGGCGCGCAACGCTTACGGCACAAGCCAACCGTCGCTCGCCGCGGCCCCGGTGACGCCCGGCCCGAAGCCGGCGGTGCCGCCGGGCGTCCCGACGAGCGCGAAGGCCTTGCCGAGCGCGACGGCGGCCTCGATCCGCTGGAACCCGCCGGCGGCCGCGGGGGACACCCCGGTGCTGGGTTACGTGATCACGGTGTCCGACGGCCGCACGATCCCGGTCGAGGGCCGTGACGCCCTGGTCACGCAGCCGACGGTCAAGGGCATGACGAGGGTGGTCGGCGACCTCGAGCCCGCGACGGCGTACACGTTCACGGTCGCGGCGGTGACGGCCACCGGAACGGGCCCGGCGGCGTCGTTCACGGCGACGACGGCGGCCTGA
- a CDS encoding pentapeptide repeat-containing protein, producing MSDPTQDQPAEEQRFVRDDWYGEEITGRHYVRCEFREVDFSEAQTRNSVFTDCVFGNVRFNASRHADSAFTGCAFKRCNFFDAEFTGCKLVGATFSECELRPLRVTGGDWSFASLAGADLRSVAFHGVRMREADLTGANCADAVFADVDLSAVALHAVKLSRADLRGSDLSALDPVNAELTGAIVSPEQAAVLVTSLGLRVRA from the coding sequence GTGTCCGACCCCACGCAAGATCAGCCCGCCGAGGAACAGCGGTTCGTCCGCGACGACTGGTACGGGGAGGAGATCACCGGACGGCACTACGTGCGGTGCGAGTTCCGAGAAGTCGACTTCTCGGAGGCGCAGACGCGGAACTCGGTCTTCACCGACTGCGTGTTCGGCAACGTGCGCTTCAACGCGTCCCGGCACGCGGACTCGGCGTTCACCGGCTGCGCCTTCAAGCGGTGCAACTTCTTCGACGCCGAGTTCACCGGGTGCAAGCTCGTCGGCGCGACGTTCAGCGAGTGCGAGCTGCGCCCGCTGCGGGTCACCGGCGGCGACTGGTCGTTCGCCAGCCTGGCGGGCGCCGACCTGCGATCGGTCGCCTTCCACGGGGTGCGCATGCGCGAGGCCGACCTCACCGGGGCGAACTGCGCCGACGCCGTGTTCGCCGACGTCGACCTTTCGGCGGTGGCGCTGCACGCCGTCAAGCTGTCCCGCGCCGACCTGCGCGGCAGCGATCTGTCGGCGCTCGACCCGGTGAACGCTGAGCTGACGGGCGCGATCGTGTCACCCGAACAGGCTGCGGTCCTCGTCACGTCGCTCGGGCTGCGCGTCCGGGCGTAG
- a CDS encoding molecular chaperone DnaK — protein MSYVLGIDVAQGRTHAATCRRQGPGWGEPEPLWLGDRTPAAASALFLDDEGYLLTGDAAAQAGARVPSRLLTGFHRRIGDDVPMLVEGEPFPPETLTTVLVESIAEHAANQFGGAPDHLVLTHPGDWGGYRRDVLRRALADAGFTAVTLVPGSIAALGAHLPFPGPGATAAGVCEFGADGVNVTLATATGASGWQPAASAEGVAPAAALSTLFALAGAASTSPRGLAGVVFCGDVPPHALPARPPCPVFAGPVPPAATALGAAALAALRADHRGAPHEPPAVETTLLPQVDTLGDLGERPPRPPVEITPFELPERSNPMNLFRRRRPLAAAVLVLAAALSALVITVTAREATAGPGPSPAPSHCAHPGAPSGEGHC, from the coding sequence TTGTCCTACGTCCTCGGGATCGATGTGGCACAGGGGCGGACCCACGCCGCAACCTGCCGCAGGCAAGGTCCCGGCTGGGGCGAACCCGAGCCGCTCTGGCTGGGTGACCGGACCCCCGCCGCCGCGTCCGCTCTCTTCCTGGACGACGAGGGTTACCTGCTGACCGGGGACGCCGCCGCGCAGGCCGGCGCCCGGGTCCCGTCCCGGCTGCTCACCGGCTTCCACCGCCGGATCGGCGACGACGTGCCGATGCTCGTCGAAGGCGAGCCGTTCCCACCCGAAACGCTGACCACCGTGCTCGTCGAGAGCATCGCCGAGCACGCCGCGAACCAGTTCGGCGGCGCCCCGGACCACCTGGTGCTGACCCACCCCGGGGACTGGGGCGGCTACCGCCGTGACGTGCTGCGCCGCGCACTGGCCGACGCCGGGTTCACCGCGGTCACGCTGGTCCCCGGCTCGATCGCCGCGCTCGGCGCGCACCTGCCCTTCCCCGGCCCCGGCGCCACCGCCGCCGGCGTCTGCGAGTTCGGCGCCGACGGCGTGAACGTCACGCTGGCCACGGCGACCGGCGCGAGCGGCTGGCAGCCGGCCGCGAGCGCCGAAGGCGTGGCCCCGGCCGCGGCGCTCAGCACCCTTTTCGCCCTCGCCGGCGCGGCGTCGACGTCCCCCCGGGGGCTCGCCGGCGTGGTGTTCTGCGGCGACGTCCCGCCGCACGCGCTGCCCGCCCGGCCGCCGTGCCCGGTGTTCGCGGGACCGGTTCCGCCGGCGGCCACCGCGCTCGGCGCGGCCGCCCTCGCGGCGCTGCGCGCGGACCACCGGGGTGCCCCGCACGAACCCCCCGCCGTCGAAACCACCCTGCTCCCCCAGGTGGACACGCTCGGTGACCTCGGCGAGCGGCCACCCCGGCCGCCGGTCGAGATCACGCCGTTCGAGCTGCCCGAGCGGAGCAACCCGATGAACCTGTTCCGGCGGCGGCGCCCCCTCGCCGCCGCGGTGCTCGTGCTCGCCGCGGCCCTCTCGGCCCTGGTCATCACCGTCACCGCCCGCGAAGCCACCGCCGGCCCCGGCCCGTCCCCCGCCCCGAGCCACTGCGCCCACCCCGGCGCCCCCTCCGGTGAAGGTCACTGTTGA
- a CDS encoding LuxR C-terminal-related transcriptional regulator gives MNTLLTQVPPLRAIPVHPAALRLLDQVTADPAAPLRLAVVAPGGYGKSVLLAALDRVYRAAGVDALLVDDADRLAPDQLEELLTGADGPIVVAHRPAAVSASWTLLQLGPLGAEDVARLISAVTGSPADPAAAAELHARSGGVPRLAERDLLGRLEDFRPELDELDDDVLRYLVAAEAGAGRNLDLLCALLDRGPEQLPAIVDAARATGLLGPDDALLPLAAAAVRDFGPPARRLTTVQRLVELQLANGLPVLDLARALLGTGSSGASAAAAFAAAAAEALPSDARLAARLFEAAAEAGDRSSAVTAGWARATALSGDLDTALRLGDGMLGAADPETRAAGAAIAATVLAHRGELARSAELYHWASRSIDTMAAGGDGLGAGVSGGTGLPAGAGLAGGGRFPAGTGLSGTGAWAGADAFAAIALVGTGDLDGARRLLDSPAPGVAPTLFAGAATRMARGIADSVSGCATETLSTLLGAAAMLEPALGGTLLPDSPAALAALAALHTGELALAEPVLTRALDGGIGGDLLSVRHRLLLGWVAMTAGDLATAAEHRDAVAGLSLEARDELFFATLELGLARRASDLVGLQRSWHRAYQASMRQQTDLFTLLPLGELAIAAARTGAFAKISGQLERAHALLARLGEPPLWTVSLVWHELHAAITLEDADAAEAHLATLATHAHCGRYPHALATAARCWLSVLGGTFAPDTITTAAAEMHDLGLRWDAARLAGQAAIRTSDRKAMVQLLEAARQFQGTAARREQGTAETAAAGTGLAALSERELEVARLVVEGLTYKQAGSKLFISGKTVEHHMARIRGKLGAADRRELLATLRELLSRPDAP, from the coding sequence TTGAACACTCTGCTTACGCAGGTCCCCCCGCTTCGCGCCATCCCCGTGCACCCCGCGGCGTTGCGGCTGCTCGACCAGGTCACGGCCGACCCGGCCGCGCCGCTGCGGCTGGCCGTCGTCGCCCCCGGCGGGTACGGCAAGAGCGTGCTGCTCGCCGCGCTCGACCGCGTCTACCGCGCGGCCGGCGTCGACGCCCTGCTCGTCGACGACGCCGACCGGCTGGCTCCCGACCAGCTCGAGGAGCTGCTCACCGGCGCGGACGGGCCGATCGTCGTCGCGCACCGGCCGGCCGCGGTGTCCGCGAGCTGGACGTTGCTGCAGCTCGGCCCGCTCGGTGCCGAAGACGTCGCGCGGCTGATCTCGGCGGTGACGGGTTCGCCCGCCGACCCCGCGGCGGCCGCCGAACTGCACGCCCGCAGCGGCGGGGTGCCGCGGCTGGCCGAGCGCGACCTGCTCGGGCGGCTGGAGGACTTCCGGCCGGAGCTGGACGAGCTCGACGACGACGTCCTGCGCTACCTGGTCGCGGCCGAAGCCGGCGCGGGGCGCAACCTCGACCTGCTGTGCGCACTGCTGGACCGCGGTCCGGAGCAGCTGCCCGCGATCGTCGACGCCGCCCGCGCGACCGGGCTGCTCGGCCCGGACGACGCGCTGCTGCCGCTGGCCGCGGCCGCCGTCCGCGACTTCGGGCCGCCCGCGCGCCGGCTGACGACGGTGCAGCGGCTCGTCGAGCTGCAGCTGGCGAACGGCCTCCCGGTGCTCGACCTGGCGCGCGCGCTGCTCGGCACGGGCAGCTCCGGGGCGTCCGCAGCGGCCGCCTTCGCCGCGGCGGCCGCGGAAGCCCTGCCCTCCGACGCGCGGCTCGCGGCCCGGCTGTTCGAGGCCGCGGCCGAAGCGGGCGACCGCTCGTCGGCGGTCACGGCGGGCTGGGCGCGCGCGACCGCGTTGTCGGGCGACCTCGACACGGCGCTGCGCCTCGGCGACGGCATGCTCGGCGCGGCCGACCCCGAGACCCGCGCGGCCGGGGCGGCGATCGCGGCCACGGTCCTCGCGCACCGGGGTGAGCTGGCGCGCAGTGCGGAGCTGTACCACTGGGCTTCGCGCAGCATCGACACGATGGCGGCCGGCGGCGACGGGCTCGGCGCCGGAGTCTCCGGCGGCACCGGGCTCCCCGCGGGCGCCGGGCTCGCGGGCGGCGGCAGGTTCCCCGCGGGCACCGGGCTTTCCGGCACGGGTGCCTGGGCAGGGGCCGACGCGTTCGCGGCGATCGCGCTGGTCGGCACCGGCGACCTCGACGGCGCCCGCCGGCTCCTCGACTCCCCGGCACCCGGCGTCGCGCCGACGTTGTTCGCCGGCGCGGCCACCCGGATGGCCCGCGGCATCGCCGATTCGGTGTCCGGCTGCGCGACGGAGACGTTGTCGACGCTGCTCGGCGCGGCGGCGATGCTGGAACCGGCGCTGGGCGGCACGTTGCTGCCCGACAGCCCGGCGGCGCTGGCCGCCCTCGCCGCGCTGCACACGGGTGAGCTGGCGCTGGCGGAGCCGGTGCTGACCCGCGCCCTCGACGGCGGGATCGGCGGCGACCTGCTGTCGGTGCGCCACCGCCTGCTGCTGGGCTGGGTCGCGATGACCGCGGGCGACCTCGCGACGGCGGCGGAACACCGGGACGCCGTCGCCGGGCTTTCGCTGGAAGCCCGCGACGAGCTGTTCTTCGCGACGCTGGAGCTCGGCTTGGCGCGCCGCGCCAGCGACCTCGTGGGGCTGCAGCGGTCGTGGCACCGCGCGTACCAGGCGTCGATGCGGCAGCAGACGGACCTGTTCACGCTGCTGCCGCTGGGCGAGCTGGCGATCGCGGCGGCCCGCACCGGCGCGTTCGCGAAGATCTCGGGCCAGCTGGAACGCGCCCACGCCCTGCTGGCCCGCCTCGGCGAACCTCCACTGTGGACGGTCTCCCTGGTGTGGCACGAGCTGCACGCGGCGATCACGCTGGAGGACGCCGACGCGGCGGAGGCGCACCTGGCGACGTTGGCGACGCACGCCCATTGCGGCCGCTACCCGCACGCGCTGGCCACGGCGGCCCGGTGCTGGCTGTCGGTCCTCGGCGGCACGTTCGCCCCGGACACGATCACGACGGCGGCGGCCGAGATGCACGACCTGGGCCTGCGCTGGGACGCGGCCCGCCTGGCCGGCCAGGCGGCGATCCGCACGTCCGACCGCAAGGCGATGGTCCAGCTCCTGGAGGCGGCCCGTCAGTTCCAGGGAACGGCGGCCCGCCGGGAGCAGGGGACAGCGGAAACCGCGGCGGCCGGAACGGGCTTGGCGGCGCTGAGCGAGCGAGAGCTCGAGGTGGCCCGGCTGGTGGTCGAGGGGCTGACGTACAAGCAGGCGGGTTCGAAGCTGTTCATCTCCGGGAAGACGGTGGAGCACCACATGGCCCGCATCCGGGGCAAGCTGGGGGCGGCCGATCGGCGCGAGCTGCTCGCGACCCTGCGGGAGCTGCTTTCCCGCCCGGACGCCCCCTGA